A window from Schistosoma haematobium chromosome 1, whole genome shotgun sequence encodes these proteins:
- the ACSL4_1 gene encoding Long-chain-fatty-acid--CoA ligase 4, variant 2 (EggNog:ENOG410V7EU~COG:I), whose protein sequence is MIELTLGEYSWETFWDAERRVSHLAAGLYSMLGSVKEHNQPIALFSETRAEWMFAAQACFRLNRPVATLYATLGDDALVHGFNETEAVVVFTSDELLSKVIKIVQRCPSIQRIIYFTNGVFNRELYTEVDNLAVPSESATASVAEALTKCPSNLHLHNIVEVERLGAAVIMKDREKRKMGGSTPITGNNNHSSNGYEGLWMPPASERASPSDLAVIMYTSGSTGIICTLFLGDFSVFTYPSILMNYYNFLYSLFVPIEFFSLLFFDYAYKYMDLGNVPTSCLPVF, encoded by the exons ATGATTGAGCTCACTTTGGGTGAGTACTCTTGGGAGACATTTTGGGACGCTGAACGTCGAGTATCTCATCTAGCAGCTGGTTTGTATTCAATGTTGGGGTCCGTTAAGGAACATAATCAGCCCATTGCCCTATTTAGTGAAACAAGAGCTGAGTGGATGTTTGCTGCTCAGGCCTGCTTTCGTCTCAACCGACCTGTTGCTACTTTGTACGCTACTCTCGGTGACGATGCATTGGTACATGGATTTAATGAAACTGAA GCTGTGGTCGTGTTTACAAGCGATGAGCTCTTATCAAAAGTAATTAAAATTGTTCAACGATGTCCTTCAATTCAACGTATTATCTACTTCACAAATGGAGTTTTTAATCGAGAACTTTATACAGAAGTTGACAACCTCGCTGTTCCTTCTGAAAGTGCTACCGCTAGTGTTGCAGAAGCTCTGACAAAATGTCCGTCAAATTTACATCTACACAATATAGTCGAAGTCGAACGTTTGGGAGCTGCAGTAATCATGAAAGATAGAGAAAAGCGGAAAATGGGTGGTTCCACACCAATTACAGGGAATAATAATCACTCATCGAACGGTTATGAGGGTTTATGGATGCCTCCTGCATCAGAACGTGCCAGTCCCTCGGATTTAGCTGTGATTATGTACACAAGTGGATCAACAGGTATAATTTGTACACTGTTTCTTGGCGATTTCAGTGTTTTTACTTATCCATCGATTTTAATGAACTATTATAATTTTCTTTATAGCTTATTTGTACCTATCGAATTcttcagtttattattttttgactatgcatataaatatatgGACCTTGGAAATGTACCAACAAGCTGTTTACCTGTATTCTAA